Proteins found in one Scardovia inopinata JCM 12537 genomic segment:
- a CDS encoding IS256-like element ISSin1 family transposase produces the protein MKTIVCVTCQSTNIKKNGTTSSGKQRYYCKNCKTSFTHEYDSTFKDFALFLDYVTHTHSQNDYTIAGRTLREKTRRFWQYWPLPPLVNESYDIVFIDGIDITRKIVVLIACTTTHIIGWYVARSETTAAYTALLSRIAAPTIAVSDGGSGFRKACKNTWPNTKIQRCLFHIYMTIRTATTLHPRLLPGKQLLRIGTSLLKVKTLDHARQWVHMYALWYETWHDWLDEKTLIDTRWQDTHACLAKAARSINTLIQQNQLFTNLHDKYYYTYKNHVIVTNNQIEGGVNTQLRALLGAHRGMKLDRQIKTIFWYCYTHSTATQNPKEYLPTMPTDTDITQLYRHINEYQQWKATIPGWGDALAYTEFHHGTPWHETY, from the coding sequence ATGAAAACCATAGTCTGTGTTACTTGCCAGAGTACGAATATTAAAAAGAACGGGACAACCAGTAGCGGTAAACAACGCTATTACTGCAAAAACTGTAAAACGAGTTTCACACACGAGTATGATTCAACATTCAAAGATTTTGCCTTATTCCTGGACTATGTCACCCACACGCATAGCCAAAACGACTACACGATAGCAGGAAGAACTCTCAGAGAAAAAACACGCCGTTTCTGGCAGTATTGGCCGCTGCCACCCTTAGTCAATGAATCCTACGATATTGTATTCATTGACGGTATTGACATCACTCGTAAAATCGTGGTATTAATCGCGTGCACGACCACGCATATTATTGGCTGGTACGTGGCTAGAAGCGAGACCACAGCCGCATACACAGCACTCCTATCACGGATAGCAGCTCCCACGATAGCCGTTTCTGATGGAGGAAGTGGTTTTAGAAAAGCCTGTAAAAACACGTGGCCTAACACGAAAATTCAACGCTGCCTGTTCCACATATACATGACCATACGCACAGCAACAACTCTGCACCCGCGTCTACTACCCGGTAAACAACTCCTTCGTATAGGAACAAGCCTATTGAAAGTAAAAACTCTTGACCATGCACGGCAATGGGTACACATGTATGCCCTATGGTATGAGACATGGCATGACTGGCTCGATGAGAAAACTCTCATCGATACCCGCTGGCAAGACACGCACGCGTGTCTTGCCAAAGCAGCCAGGAGCATCAACACGCTCATTCAACAAAACCAGTTATTCACCAACCTGCATGACAAGTATTACTACACGTATAAGAATCACGTCATCGTAACAAATAACCAGATAGAAGGCGGTGTCAACACCCAGTTAAGAGCCCTGCTAGGCGCGCATAGAGGAATGAAACTTGACCGGCAAATCAAAACAATTTTCTGGTACTGTTACACACATTCCACAGCAACCCAAAACCCTAAAGAATACTTACCCACCATGCCCACAGACACCGACATCACGCAGCTTTACCGGCACATCAACGAATACCAACAATGGAAAGCAACCATCCCGGGATGGGGAGACGCACTAGCCTACACAGAATTCCATCACGGCACACCCTGGCACGAAACCTACTAA
- a CDS encoding ABC transporter ATP-binding protein has protein sequence MDTDPSDEAISLTDAQKSYGSTKVLRGVDLKVRPGQILGLLGKNGAGKSTLITIMCGMLRPNSGQVRICGKDPSRRSIGRYIGYAPQDIAVYPHLSVEQNLTSIGRIQGISAAKSVQRAHEIIEALGLENQTKQSAGDLSGGQKRRLHTGMALMHHPRVAFLDEPTVGADVEARNRILHMVRSLADEGTAVVYTSHYLTEFEKLNATIAILNEGTIAASGTIPDLISRHSDSSIHVSFASGTLPNVNGWREEEGHLSLEGPAEDPGRAIARLLADPQVDDSAVSDIRIVRPSLESVYLNIVGTEKTADEEIKEK, from the coding sequence ATGGATACAGATCCATCGGACGAAGCCATAAGCCTTACAGACGCACAGAAGTCATACGGGAGCACAAAGGTCCTGCGCGGCGTGGACCTGAAAGTCCGCCCCGGACAGATACTCGGCCTGCTGGGGAAAAACGGCGCCGGCAAATCCACGCTGATCACCATTATGTGCGGGATGCTCCGCCCCAACTCGGGGCAGGTCCGCATCTGCGGCAAAGACCCTTCCCGCAGGAGTATCGGACGGTATATCGGCTACGCCCCGCAGGACATCGCCGTTTATCCCCATCTTTCTGTTGAACAGAACCTCACCAGCATAGGCCGGATACAGGGGATATCCGCCGCAAAATCAGTGCAGCGGGCCCATGAGATCATCGAGGCGCTGGGGCTGGAAAACCAGACGAAGCAAAGCGCGGGGGACCTGTCCGGCGGCCAGAAACGGCGGCTGCACACAGGTATGGCATTAATGCACCATCCCCGCGTTGCCTTCCTTGACGAGCCTACAGTAGGCGCTGATGTCGAAGCGCGCAACAGGATATTGCACATGGTCCGCTCCCTTGCAGATGAAGGTACGGCTGTCGTGTACACGTCGCATTACCTGACCGAATTTGAAAAGCTCAACGCTACTATCGCCATCCTCAATGAAGGTACGATAGCTGCTTCAGGCACTATCCCCGACCTCATCAGCAGGCATTCGGATTCTTCGATACACGTTTCCTTCGCTTCCGGCACTCTGCCTAATGTCAACGGATGGCGCGAAGAAGAAGGGCATTTGTCATTGGAAGGGCCGGCAGAGGATCCCGGGCGCGCCATCGCCAGGCTGCTCGCAGACCCTCAGGTGGACGATTCCGCAGTCAGCGACATCCGTATAGTCCGCCCTTCACTGGAAAGCGTGTATCTGAATATCGTCGGTACAGAAAAAACTGCAGACGAAGAAATAAAGGAGAAATAA
- a CDS encoding ABC transporter permease, which produces MKIKRFMAIARLNLLIQLRDPTPTILMTIIPLILTPFMIPSFKTLLISEGYASATGAEQVVPGMAVLFSFLSVQFIVQSFFDEHTWGTWPRLRSTAATPADIIMGKTAVIYLIQAVQLIVVLAAGSLLYGYRPNGSIAALVIVALVFSAVLTAFGVVLSLWIRSENTALALASLVGMLMAGIGGAIGSTSGFPGWARPVSKISPAHWALDAVHKVSLDSAGIGDVGGQIGILLIFLAVLVAVCIIRCIMGVDTRKME; this is translated from the coding sequence ATGAAAATCAAACGTTTTATGGCTATAGCCAGGCTCAACCTGCTGATCCAGCTGCGCGATCCCACACCTACAATCCTAATGACTATAATACCGCTGATACTTACACCGTTCATGATACCTTCTTTCAAAACCCTGCTTATTTCAGAGGGGTATGCCTCGGCAACAGGCGCGGAACAGGTAGTCCCCGGGATGGCGGTCCTGTTCTCTTTCCTCTCTGTGCAGTTCATCGTCCAGTCATTCTTTGATGAACACACCTGGGGGACATGGCCCCGGCTCCGATCGACCGCAGCAACACCGGCAGATATCATCATGGGGAAAACGGCAGTCATTTATCTGATCCAGGCTGTACAGCTTATTGTAGTGCTGGCTGCGGGAAGCCTCCTGTATGGTTACCGCCCCAACGGGAGCATAGCAGCGCTTGTCATAGTGGCACTTGTATTCTCTGCAGTCCTTACCGCATTCGGAGTGGTGCTGTCCCTGTGGATCCGGTCCGAAAACACAGCACTAGCTCTGGCAAGCCTTGTCGGGATGCTGATGGCAGGGATCGGCGGCGCTATCGGCTCGACCTCAGGGTTCCCCGGCTGGGCCCGGCCTGTGTCAAAAATATCCCCTGCACACTGGGCGCTTGACGCAGTCCATAAGGTCAGCCTGGATTCGGCGGGAATAGGCGACGTTGGCGGACAGATCGGGATACTGCTGATATTCCTTGCCGTCCTCGTAGCTGTCTGTATAATAAGATGCATTATGGGGGTAGATACCAGGAAAATGGAATAG